The proteins below are encoded in one region of Solenopsis invicta isolate M01_SB chromosome 8, UNIL_Sinv_3.0, whole genome shotgun sequence:
- the LOC113004025 gene encoding uncharacterized protein LOC113004025: MYQKMYVWSKRLIIVWLIFSIFINFNNPALRITLKFGKLFMQQIINNPIYINILVDLLFISILWYICTRFDKVNELMQYLIVREEHGSRCTEKKPINVLPRRTALADNYKQTLWILM; encoded by the exons ATGTACCAAAAAATGTATGTGTGGtcgaaaagattaataatagTGTGGCtcatatttagtatttttataaattttaacaatccGGCACTTCGGATAActttaaaatttggaaaattattcatgcaacaaataataaataatcctATTTATATCAACATATTGGtggacttattatttatctcgaTCTTAtg GTACATCTGCACCAGATTTGATAAAGTAAACGAGCTTATGCAATATCTAATAGTGAGAGAAGAACATGGGTCAAGATGTACAGAGAAAAAACCTATAAATGTTCTTCCTCGACGCACTGCGCTTGctgataattataaacaaacgTTGTGGATCTTAATGTAA